Proteins from one Akkermansiaceae bacterium genomic window:
- a CDS encoding DEAD/DEAH box helicase family protein → MGDRPGTLYPPARGRSRIIGGDFRIHAGDNLGSGSLKDKCRANFAAIELIQRLQTEHRPATPEEQSILVRYVGWGGLPQVFAAHDDPNWQAERDRLRELLGSEEIRAAQASTLNAHYTSPTVISAIYHGVQRLGFTHGRILEPALGIGHFFGLMPEEMRTDSTLAGVELDPISAAIARALYPDTQISQQGFENTTFPDGHFDLAISNVPFGNYTVFDPAFNRHHFLIHDYFFAKALDKVRPGGLVAFVTSMGTMDKTDSRLRNYLGERAELLGAIRLPNTAFKRSANTEVTTDVIFLRRLEVGEQPCGHVWRELAEHVNPDGEKFRINRYFAHRPEMMCGTMASENSMYSQGEPALIPDNRDLADALRQAVNALPQGVFRSVRLDHPAEHDEPDIIAAPQDTKEGSFVLHESQIARCQKAELILVKKLSGEASRRIRGLIEVRDAARETIRTQLEELGEPAIVAARQRLNLCYDRFVSRSGPINATANRRAFRSDPDFPLLCSLEDYRHDTKRASKTAIFRERTIHSATPVRHAESPKDALVVTLNERGVVDLPRMAELLQRTEENFLPELKGLLYFNPENLRWETEDRYLFGEVREKLAAARQAAAKDPRFQENVDALEAVQPDDLRPSEIEARLGAAWIPAGDVSAFASALLGGEQVEVSHSPAVGTWFVRASERAKSSVANTDEWGTNRYSALDLVQDSLNLKTPTVYNRDENGNPYVNVTETEGARERQEKIKERFKSWIWEDDERRERLARKYNDDFNSVRLPAFNGDHLTLPGSSRQITLRPHQKAAVWRIIQSKNTLLAHAVGAGKTYTMVAAGIEMKRLGLAKKPMFVVPNHMLDQFATELLALYPNANILAAGKADFAKDRRSELFSRIATGNWDAVIVTHSSFEKISLDSDTRKAFIEDQIQEIKDAIREQKGDRSGTRLVKELERVQKRLEVKLETLSASDKKDATLTFEELGVDRLFVDEAHKFKNLFYVTKMTRVAGLPQTASERAFDLFLKVQHIQNLNDGGGVVFATGTPISNTMAEMFTMQRYLQMNSLRRHGLQHFDSWAGTFGETVTAMELSPDGAGYRLNHRFARFVNVPELMQEFRRSADVQTAEMLKLPIPKLETGKPITVSAPCTPMLKDFVAHLVERAAKLKGTRVDPKLDNMLKITSEGRLAALDMRLMRGASGDHPDSKVNLAVDRIHHIWKDSTPHRGAQLVFCDLSTPRKGKGGGFSVYHDIRDKLTERGIPVDQIAFIQSHDTDTAKAALFKAVREGRVRVLLGSTLKMGEGTNVQERLVALHHLDAPWRPSDIEQREGRILRQGNTNEYVNIFRYVTEGSFDAYMWQTLETKARFISQVMVGDATMRKAEDVDSTALSYAEVKAIASGNPMVLEKAQVDAEVIRLTRLKRQHMDSSHSIRSRIRGIDDQAKRTLRYIENLEHDISTRRPTRGDLFSITIGKETFTDRIDAGRKLVFIGAALKIYEDSKKIGSIAGFNISVRNVGARIQLQIHGRNDYEATVTDSPQGSIASIEHALGGLEKHLEEARESLPRFQKQRQQLETQAQQPFEHEEKLVTTLNRQREIVEALDITKNQAAAQVDEIADTETVAVRKKVNAKPRAIRP, encoded by the coding sequence ATGGGAGATCGTCCGGGAACGCTATATCCTCCTGCCCGAGGAAGATCACGAATAATCGGCGGCGATTTCCGCATTCATGCCGGAGACAATCTTGGAAGTGGTTCGCTCAAGGACAAATGCCGGGCGAACTTCGCCGCCATCGAACTGATTCAACGGCTGCAGACGGAACACCGCCCGGCGACGCCTGAAGAACAAAGCATCTTGGTCCGTTATGTCGGATGGGGCGGCTTGCCGCAGGTTTTCGCCGCCCATGACGATCCAAACTGGCAGGCGGAACGCGACCGCCTCCGCGAGTTGCTAGGTTCCGAGGAGATCCGCGCTGCCCAAGCATCCACGCTCAACGCGCACTACACTTCGCCCACCGTCATTTCCGCGATCTACCACGGCGTGCAGCGCCTCGGATTCACCCACGGACGAATTTTAGAACCAGCCCTTGGCATCGGACATTTCTTCGGCCTGATGCCCGAAGAAATGCGGACGGACTCCACGCTTGCCGGAGTGGAGCTCGATCCAATATCCGCCGCCATTGCGCGGGCGCTTTATCCTGATACTCAAATCAGCCAGCAGGGATTTGAGAACACCACATTTCCCGATGGACATTTCGACCTGGCGATTTCCAACGTCCCGTTCGGAAACTACACCGTATTCGATCCCGCATTCAACCGGCACCATTTCCTGATCCACGATTACTTCTTTGCCAAGGCGCTGGACAAGGTGCGACCCGGTGGACTGGTGGCCTTCGTCACCTCGATGGGCACGATGGACAAGACGGACAGCCGCTTGCGCAACTACCTTGGCGAACGGGCTGAATTGCTCGGGGCCATCCGACTGCCGAATACCGCCTTCAAGCGGAGTGCGAACACCGAAGTCACGACTGACGTTATCTTTCTACGACGGCTTGAAGTCGGCGAGCAGCCTTGCGGCCATGTCTGGCGCGAGCTGGCGGAGCATGTCAACCCCGACGGGGAAAAGTTCCGGATCAACCGGTATTTCGCCCACCGACCGGAGATGATGTGCGGCACGATGGCTTCGGAAAACAGCATGTACAGTCAGGGTGAACCCGCATTGATACCAGACAACCGGGATTTGGCGGACGCCCTCCGCCAAGCCGTCAATGCACTCCCGCAGGGCGTCTTTCGCTCCGTCCGCCTGGATCATCCGGCGGAACACGACGAGCCGGACATCATCGCCGCCCCGCAGGACACCAAGGAAGGATCTTTCGTCTTGCATGAAAGCCAGATCGCCCGTTGCCAGAAAGCCGAATTGATCCTCGTAAAAAAACTCTCCGGCGAAGCCTCCCGCCGCATCCGTGGCCTTATCGAAGTCCGGGATGCCGCCCGCGAAACCATCCGCACCCAACTGGAGGAACTCGGCGAACCCGCCATTGTCGCCGCACGGCAGCGACTCAACCTTTGCTACGATCGCTTCGTTTCCCGTTCCGGACCCATCAATGCCACCGCCAACCGCAGGGCATTCCGGAGCGATCCCGACTTTCCGTTGCTTTGCTCGCTGGAGGACTACCGCCACGACACCAAACGGGCATCCAAGACTGCAATCTTCCGTGAGCGCACGATTCATTCCGCCACACCCGTTCGCCACGCCGAATCGCCCAAGGATGCCCTCGTGGTGACGCTCAATGAGCGTGGCGTGGTGGATTTGCCCCGGATGGCGGAACTCCTCCAACGGACTGAAGAGAATTTCCTCCCCGAATTGAAAGGGTTGCTCTACTTCAATCCCGAGAACCTTCGGTGGGAAACCGAAGACCGGTATCTTTTCGGTGAGGTGCGCGAAAAACTCGCGGCAGCACGACAAGCCGCCGCCAAAGATCCACGCTTTCAGGAAAACGTCGATGCTCTCGAAGCCGTCCAACCGGACGACCTCCGGCCATCGGAGATTGAAGCCCGTTTGGGAGCTGCGTGGATTCCCGCCGGCGATGTCTCCGCGTTCGCTTCCGCGTTGCTAGGCGGCGAACAGGTCGAAGTCAGCCACTCTCCGGCGGTCGGAACTTGGTTTGTCCGCGCCAGCGAACGCGCCAAGTCATCCGTCGCCAACACCGACGAATGGGGTACCAACCGTTATTCCGCCCTCGATCTCGTCCAGGATTCCCTCAACCTCAAAACGCCAACCGTCTATAACCGGGACGAAAATGGAAATCCGTACGTCAACGTCACCGAGACCGAAGGTGCCCGCGAACGGCAGGAGAAAATCAAGGAGCGGTTCAAGTCGTGGATCTGGGAAGACGACGAACGCCGGGAACGCCTCGCCCGCAAATACAACGACGATTTCAATTCCGTCCGTCTCCCCGCCTTCAACGGCGATCACCTGACCCTCCCCGGCAGCAGCCGACAGATCACCCTCCGGCCCCATCAGAAAGCCGCCGTCTGGCGCATTATCCAGAGCAAGAATACCCTGCTCGCCCATGCCGTCGGTGCGGGAAAGACCTACACGATGGTCGCGGCGGGTATCGAAATGAAACGTCTCGGGCTGGCGAAGAAACCCATGTTCGTCGTCCCCAACCACATGCTCGACCAGTTCGCCACCGAGCTTCTCGCGCTCTATCCCAATGCCAATATTCTCGCCGCAGGAAAAGCCGACTTTGCGAAGGATCGGCGTTCCGAGCTGTTCAGCCGGATCGCAACCGGAAATTGGGATGCGGTGATTGTCACCCATTCCTCCTTTGAGAAAATCTCTCTGGATTCAGACACCCGCAAAGCCTTCATCGAAGATCAGATCCAGGAGATCAAAGACGCTATCCGCGAGCAGAAAGGCGACAGGAGCGGAACGCGGCTGGTCAAGGAACTGGAGAGGGTCCAGAAGCGGTTGGAGGTGAAGCTGGAAACCCTTTCGGCCAGCGACAAGAAAGATGCGACACTGACATTCGAGGAACTTGGCGTGGATAGGTTGTTTGTGGATGAAGCCCACAAGTTCAAAAACCTCTTCTACGTCACCAAAATGACCCGAGTGGCTGGCCTCCCGCAAACCGCATCCGAACGTGCCTTTGATCTGTTTCTAAAGGTCCAGCACATTCAGAACCTCAACGATGGCGGAGGAGTGGTCTTTGCCACAGGTACGCCAATCTCCAACACGATGGCCGAGATGTTCACCATGCAGCGTTACCTGCAAATGAACTCGCTCCGCCGCCACGGACTCCAGCACTTCGACTCATGGGCCGGAACCTTTGGTGAAACCGTTACCGCGATGGAACTAAGCCCCGATGGCGCGGGCTATCGCCTTAACCACCGCTTCGCCCGCTTCGTCAACGTCCCCGAATTGATGCAGGAGTTTCGCCGGAGCGCCGACGTTCAAACCGCTGAAATGCTCAAGCTTCCGATTCCGAAACTTGAAACCGGCAAGCCCATCACCGTAAGCGCCCCGTGTACTCCCATGCTCAAGGATTTCGTAGCGCACCTTGTGGAGCGTGCGGCGAAGCTGAAAGGCACTCGTGTTGATCCAAAGCTGGACAACATGCTCAAGATCACGTCGGAGGGACGGCTTGCCGCCTTGGACATGCGTCTCATGAGAGGTGCATCCGGTGATCACCCGGATTCCAAGGTCAATCTTGCCGTTGATCGGATTCACCACATTTGGAAGGATTCCACTCCGCACCGCGGCGCTCAGCTTGTTTTCTGCGATCTTTCCACTCCGCGGAAAGGCAAGGGCGGCGGCTTTTCCGTTTATCACGACATCCGCGACAAACTCACCGAACGGGGGATACCTGTCGATCAAATTGCCTTCATCCAGAGCCATGACACCGACACGGCAAAGGCCGCCCTGTTCAAGGCCGTCCGCGAGGGGCGGGTCAGGGTCCTGCTGGGAAGCACGCTCAAAATGGGCGAAGGCACCAATGTTCAGGAACGGCTGGTTGCCCTTCACCATCTGGATGCTCCATGGCGTCCCTCCGACATCGAGCAGCGCGAGGGCCGCATTCTCCGGCAGGGTAATACCAACGAATACGTCAACATCTTCCGTTACGTCACGGAAGGCTCCTTCGACGCGTACATGTGGCAGACCCTCGAAACCAAGGCGCGGTTCATCTCCCAGGTCATGGTGGGGGATGCAACGATGCGGAAGGCCGAGGACGTGGACTCGACGGCATTGAGCTATGCGGAGGTGAAGGCCATCGCCTCCGGCAATCCGATGGTGCTTGAAAAAGCACAAGTGGACGCGGAGGTGATCCGCCTCACCCGGCTCAAACGCCAGCACATGGACAGCTCCCACTCCATCCGCTCACGTATCCGGGGAATCGACGATCAGGCAAAGCGAACCCTTCGATACATCGAAAACCTTGAGCACGATATTTCCACTCGCAGGCCGACCCGTGGGGATCTGTTTTCCATCACCATCGGGAAAGAAACTTTCACGGACCGCATCGACGCGGGCCGGAAATTGGTTTTCATAGGTGCCGCCCTGAAAATATACGAAGACAGCAAGAAAATCGGCTCCATCGCCGGATTCAATATCTCCGTACGAAACGTCGGGGCGCGGATCCAATTGCAGATCCACGGCAGAAACGATTACGAAGCGACCGTTACAGACAGCCCTCAGGGATCGATAGCCTCCATCGAACACGCCTTGGGAGGTCTCGAAAAACATCTGGAGGAAGCTCGGGAAAGTTTGCCTCGATTTCAGAAGCAGCGCCAGCAACTCGAAACGCAAGCTCAGCAACCTTTCGAGCATGAGGAGAAACTCGTCACCACTCTTAACCGCCAGCGGGAAATCGTCGAGGCTCTCGACATCACCAAAAATCAGGCGGCCGCGCAGGTTGATGAAATCGCCGATACCGAAACGGTTGCGGTGCGGAAGAAGGTGAATGCCAAGCCCCGCGCCATCCGCCCCTGA
- a CDS encoding TnpV protein: protein MKTEEYSITGYGMMAESHWREHRPKMVRELEAQGKLEEMLYDAQERTLDEMEAITERLETEQGLTVQQAHDQAWEIVRERYILLPEEDHE, encoded by the coding sequence ATGAAGACGGAAGAATACTCGATCACCGGCTACGGCATGATGGCGGAAAGCCATTGGAGGGAACATCGCCCGAAAATGGTCCGCGAACTGGAGGCACAGGGCAAACTGGAGGAGATGCTATACGACGCCCAGGAACGGACCTTGGACGAAATGGAGGCCATCACGGAACGGCTGGAAACGGAGCAGGGGCTGACGGTCCAGCAGGCCCACGATCAAGCATGGGAGATCGTCCGGGAACGCTATATCCTCCTGCCCGAGGAAGATCACGAATAA